The proteins below are encoded in one region of Micromonospora sp. DSM 45708:
- a CDS encoding sugar ABC transporter ATP-binding protein: MTGDRPVLTMTGISKTFPGVRALHDVDFRLFPGEVHALMGENGAGKSTLIKVLTGVYGTDAGTVTLAGEQVSFSGPMQAAAAGVSTVYQEVNLCTNLSVAENISIGREPRRLGAVRWGEMRRRARALLARLDLDLDVAAPLGTYSLAVQQMVAIARAIDVQARVLILDEPTSSLDAGEVAQLFRIMRQLRDEGIAILFVTHFLDQVYGIADRITVLRNGTLVGEYRTEELPQFSLVEKMIGQELDVLERLDEQQKRATVAPDGRAPLVDAAELGRRGAVAPFSLRIHAGEVVGLAGLLGSGRTEVARLLFGADRADHGQVLVDGGRAPLRTPIQAIDRGIGFCSENRRAEGIVPELSVRENMILAMQAARGWLRPIPRRRQDELVQKYVQALSIRPANPELPVRNLSGGNQQKVLLARWLITEPRLLILDEPTRGIDIGAKAEIQKLVVQLSDGGMAVLFISAELEEVLRLSHRVAVMRDREMVAQLTNDDTLDADRVMRTIASGTPREEVNR; the protein is encoded by the coding sequence ATGACGGGTGACCGTCCGGTCCTGACCATGACCGGAATCAGCAAGACCTTCCCCGGGGTGCGCGCGCTCCACGACGTCGACTTCCGGCTGTTCCCGGGCGAGGTCCACGCCCTCATGGGCGAGAACGGCGCCGGCAAGTCGACCCTGATCAAGGTGTTGACCGGCGTCTACGGCACCGACGCCGGCACCGTCACGCTCGCCGGTGAGCAGGTGTCCTTCTCCGGTCCGATGCAGGCCGCCGCGGCCGGCGTCAGCACCGTCTACCAGGAGGTCAACCTCTGCACGAACCTGTCGGTGGCGGAGAACATCTCCATCGGCCGGGAGCCCCGCCGGCTGGGCGCCGTGCGGTGGGGCGAGATGCGTCGCCGGGCCCGGGCGCTCCTGGCCCGGCTCGACCTCGACCTGGACGTCGCCGCGCCGCTCGGGACGTACTCGCTCGCCGTGCAGCAGATGGTCGCCATCGCCCGGGCGATCGACGTGCAGGCCCGGGTGCTCATCCTCGACGAACCGACCTCCAGCCTGGACGCCGGCGAGGTCGCCCAGCTCTTCCGGATCATGCGCCAGCTCCGGGACGAGGGGATCGCGATCCTGTTCGTCACGCACTTCCTCGACCAGGTCTACGGCATCGCCGACCGCATCACGGTGCTGCGCAACGGCACCCTGGTGGGGGAGTACCGCACCGAGGAACTGCCCCAGTTCAGCCTGGTGGAGAAGATGATCGGCCAGGAGCTGGACGTGCTGGAGCGCCTCGACGAGCAGCAGAAGCGCGCCACCGTCGCGCCGGACGGGCGGGCACCGCTGGTGGACGCCGCGGAGCTGGGCCGGCGCGGGGCGGTCGCCCCGTTCAGCCTGCGCATCCACGCCGGTGAGGTGGTCGGCCTGGCCGGCCTGCTCGGCTCCGGCCGCACCGAGGTGGCCCGGCTGCTCTTCGGCGCCGACCGCGCCGACCACGGTCAGGTTCTCGTCGACGGCGGCCGGGCGCCGCTGCGTACCCCGATCCAGGCCATCGACCGGGGCATCGGCTTCTGCTCGGAGAACCGCCGCGCGGAGGGCATCGTGCCGGAGCTGTCGGTCCGGGAGAACATGATCCTGGCGATGCAGGCCGCGCGCGGCTGGCTGCGGCCGATCCCGCGTCGCCGGCAGGACGAGCTGGTCCAGAAGTACGTCCAGGCGCTCAGCATCCGGCCGGCGAACCCGGAGCTGCCGGTGCGCAACCTCTCCGGCGGCAACCAGCAGAAGGTGCTGCTGGCGCGGTGGCTCATCACCGAGCCGCGCCTGCTCATCCTCGACGAGCCCACCCGCGGCATCGACATCGGCGCCAAGGCCGAGATCCAGAAACTGGTGGTGCAGCTCTCCGACGGCGGCATGGCGGTGCTGTTCATCTCCGCCGAGCTGGAGGAGGTGCTGCGCCTGAGCCACCGGGTCGCGGTCATGCGGGACCGTGAGATGGTCGCCCAGCTCACCAACGACGACACGCTCGACGCGGACCGCGTCATGCGCACCATCGCCAGCGGAACCCCCCGGGAGGAGGTGAACCGATGA
- a CDS encoding L-ribulose-5-phosphate 4-epimerase, producing MNPDVARQVTALRETVARLHGELTRYRLVAWTAGNISARVPGQDLMVIKPSGVDYDDLTADTMVVCDLNGVVVDGGGSPSSDTAAHAYVYRAMPEVGGVVHTHSGYATAWAARGEAIPCWLTAQADEFGGEIPVGPFALIGGDDIGKGIVSTLSGHRSPAVLMRNHGVFSIGKDARAAVKAAVMCEDVARTAHLARALGPPLPIASADVDSLHDRYQNVYGQRPPAG from the coding sequence ATGAACCCCGACGTCGCCCGGCAGGTCACCGCGCTCCGCGAGACGGTGGCCCGCCTGCACGGCGAGCTGACCCGCTACCGTCTGGTCGCCTGGACCGCCGGCAACATCTCGGCGCGGGTCCCCGGGCAGGACCTGATGGTGATCAAGCCGAGCGGGGTGGACTACGACGACCTGACCGCCGACACCATGGTGGTCTGCGACCTCAACGGGGTCGTGGTCGACGGCGGTGGCTCGCCGTCCAGCGACACCGCCGCGCACGCCTACGTCTACCGCGCGATGCCCGAGGTCGGCGGCGTCGTGCACACGCACAGCGGCTACGCCACCGCCTGGGCGGCCCGGGGCGAGGCGATTCCGTGCTGGTTGACCGCGCAGGCCGACGAGTTCGGCGGCGAGATCCCGGTCGGCCCGTTCGCCCTGATCGGCGGCGACGACATCGGCAAGGGCATCGTCAGCACGCTGTCCGGGCACCGGTCGCCCGCGGTGCTCATGCGCAACCACGGCGTGTTCAGCATCGGCAAGGACGCCCGCGCGGCGGTCAAGGCGGCGGTGATGTGCGAGGACGTCGCCCGTACCGCGCACCTGGCCCGCGCGCTCGGGCCGCCGCTGCCGATCGCGTCGGCCGACGTCGACTCGCTTCACGACCGCTACCAGAACGTGTACGGCCAGCGCCCGCCCGCCGGGTGA
- a CDS encoding ABC transporter permease, which yields MNTLTDRLRPLTGHRLFWPALVLVVMILANTVYRPGFLAVEVKSGHLYGTPIDILRLSAPLILVALGMTLVIATGGIDLSVGSLCAISGAIACLHISEAADPNSPSTVLTALALAFGVALVLGAWNGVLVAVIGIQPIIATLILMVAGRGIAQLVTEGQIITINSGPYRAIGLGHFLTLPLAILIALAAALLVAAFTRRTALGLIVESVGGNAEASRLAGIRSRRIVFLVYVVSAACAALAGFMVTANVSSADGNAAGLWIELDAILAVVIGGTSLAGGRFSLSGTVLGALIIQTLTTTVYAMNISPQTSLLFKAVVVIAVCLVQAPAFRARFRRRRRGVEPGPATPQREKEQVPA from the coding sequence ATGAACACCCTCACCGACCGCCTCCGCCCGCTGACCGGGCACCGCCTGTTCTGGCCGGCCCTCGTGCTCGTGGTCATGATCCTCGCGAACACGGTCTACCGGCCCGGCTTCCTCGCCGTGGAGGTCAAGAGCGGCCACCTGTACGGCACCCCGATCGACATCCTCCGGTTGAGCGCGCCGCTGATCCTCGTCGCGCTCGGGATGACCCTGGTCATCGCCACCGGCGGCATCGACCTGTCCGTCGGCTCGCTCTGCGCCATCAGCGGCGCGATCGCCTGCCTGCACATCAGCGAGGCGGCCGACCCGAACAGCCCGTCCACCGTGCTCACCGCGCTGGCCCTGGCGTTCGGCGTCGCGCTGGTGCTCGGCGCTTGGAACGGGGTGCTGGTCGCGGTGATCGGCATCCAGCCCATCATCGCCACGCTGATCCTCATGGTGGCCGGCCGCGGGATCGCCCAGCTCGTCACCGAGGGCCAGATCATCACGATCAACTCCGGCCCGTACCGGGCCATCGGGCTCGGGCACTTCCTGACGCTGCCGCTGGCCATCCTGATCGCGCTGGCCGCCGCGCTGCTGGTGGCCGCGTTCACCCGGCGCACCGCGCTCGGGCTGATCGTCGAGTCGGTCGGCGGCAACGCCGAGGCCAGTCGGCTGGCCGGCATCCGGTCCCGGCGCATCGTCTTCCTCGTCTACGTGGTCAGCGCCGCCTGTGCCGCGCTCGCCGGCTTCATGGTCACCGCGAACGTGTCCAGCGCGGACGGCAACGCCGCCGGGCTCTGGATCGAACTCGACGCGATCCTCGCGGTGGTCATCGGCGGCACCTCGCTGGCCGGTGGCCGGTTCTCGCTCAGCGGCACCGTCCTCGGTGCGCTGATCATCCAGACGCTGACCACCACGGTGTACGCCATGAACATTTCGCCGCAGACGTCGCTGCTCTTCAAGGCCGTCGTCGTCATCGCCGTCTGCCTCGTGCAGGCCCCGGCGTTCCGGGCCCGGTTCCGTCGCCGCCGACGCGGCGTCGAGCCCGGCCCGGCGACCCCGCAGCGGGAGAAGGAGCAGGTGCCGGCATGA
- a CDS encoding ABC transporter substrate-binding protein, with protein sequence MRTRSTARTVIAVLTGVLLAGGMVACGNSDTGGDSGSGGSDKLVLGFSQVGAESGWRTANTTSIKEAAGQAGVELKFDDAQQKQENQIKAIRNFIQQKVDVIAFSPVVESGWDTVLKEAKDAKIPVILTDRAVDSADKSLYKTFLGSDFVKEGRLAGEWLVEQKKAATGPVNIVELQGTTGSAPANDRKKGFGEAIAANPNLKIVASQSGDFTRAGGKQVMEQFLKANPKIDVLFAHNDDMGLGALEAITAAGKVPGKDITIITVDAVKDGMQALADGKFNFIAECSPLLGPQLMDLAKKVKAGEEVPPRIETEETTFTQATAKEALPNRKY encoded by the coding sequence ATGCGAACCAGGAGTACCGCCCGCACGGTGATCGCGGTCCTGACCGGCGTGCTGCTCGCCGGCGGCATGGTCGCGTGCGGCAACAGCGACACCGGCGGCGATTCCGGCAGTGGCGGCAGCGACAAGCTCGTCCTGGGCTTCTCCCAGGTCGGCGCGGAGAGCGGCTGGCGGACCGCCAACACCACCTCGATCAAGGAGGCGGCGGGTCAGGCCGGTGTCGAGCTGAAGTTCGACGACGCGCAGCAGAAGCAGGAGAACCAGATCAAGGCGATCCGGAACTTCATCCAGCAGAAGGTCGACGTCATCGCCTTCTCGCCGGTGGTGGAGTCCGGCTGGGACACCGTGCTCAAGGAGGCCAAGGACGCCAAGATCCCGGTGATCCTGACCGACCGCGCGGTCGACTCGGCCGACAAGTCGCTCTACAAGACGTTCCTCGGCTCGGACTTCGTCAAGGAGGGCCGGCTCGCCGGTGAGTGGCTGGTGGAGCAGAAGAAGGCGGCCACCGGTCCGGTCAACATCGTCGAGCTTCAGGGCACGACCGGCTCGGCGCCGGCGAACGACCGGAAGAAGGGCTTCGGCGAGGCCATCGCGGCCAACCCCAACCTGAAGATCGTCGCGTCGCAGTCCGGTGACTTCACCCGCGCCGGCGGCAAGCAGGTCATGGAGCAGTTCCTGAAGGCCAACCCGAAGATCGACGTGCTCTTCGCGCACAACGACGACATGGGCCTGGGCGCGCTCGAGGCGATCACCGCGGCCGGCAAGGTGCCCGGCAAGGACATCACCATCATCACCGTGGACGCGGTGAAGGACGGCATGCAGGCGCTCGCGGACGGCAAGTTCAACTTCATCGCCGAGTGCAGCCCGCTGCTCGGCCCGCAGCTGATGGACCTGGCCAAGAAGGTCAAGGCCGGCGAGGAGGTGCCGCCCCGGATCGAGACCGAGGAGACCACCTTCACGCAGGCGACGGCGAAGGAAGCGCTGCCCAACCGCAAGTACTGA
- the yjfF gene encoding galactofuranose ABC transporter, permease protein YjfF, whose product MTSTSLTTRRSWRPSLSRRHVPVLATLTLLLVMYGIGVSQYRAFSNVQVVFNVFIDNGFVLVVAVGMTFVILTGGIDLSVGAVVAMTAMVSAALLRDGVPAALVLVIALLIGPILGFLMGCAIHFFDIQPFIVTLAGMFFARGMCTFISGASISITDGFWTGMSQERIGNPAGNFVSISVLIAFAVVLVAAYVLAYTRFGRNVYAVGGNAQSALLMGLPVGRTRIAVYTISGLCSAIGGILLSFYTLSGAPLIAVGMELDVIAAVVIGGTVLTGGSGYVFGTVLGVLVLGVIQTLITFDGSLNSWWTKIVIGGLLFAFILLQRLIGIRFK is encoded by the coding sequence ATGACCAGCACGTCGTTGACCACCCGCCGGTCCTGGCGGCCCAGCCTGTCCCGGCGGCACGTCCCGGTCCTGGCCACCCTCACGTTGTTGCTGGTCATGTACGGCATCGGGGTGTCCCAGTACCGCGCCTTCTCCAACGTCCAGGTCGTCTTCAACGTCTTCATCGATAACGGTTTCGTGCTCGTGGTCGCGGTCGGCATGACGTTCGTGATCCTCACCGGCGGCATCGACCTGTCCGTCGGCGCGGTCGTCGCGATGACCGCGATGGTGTCGGCCGCGCTGCTGCGCGACGGGGTGCCGGCGGCCCTGGTGCTCGTCATCGCGTTGCTCATCGGCCCGATCCTGGGGTTCCTGATGGGCTGCGCGATCCACTTCTTCGACATCCAACCGTTCATCGTCACGCTCGCCGGGATGTTCTTCGCCCGGGGCATGTGCACGTTCATCAGCGGCGCCTCGATCTCCATCACCGACGGTTTCTGGACCGGCATGTCCCAGGAGCGCATCGGCAATCCGGCCGGGAACTTCGTGTCGATCAGTGTGCTGATCGCGTTCGCGGTGGTCCTGGTCGCCGCGTACGTGCTGGCGTACACCCGGTTCGGCCGCAACGTGTACGCGGTCGGCGGCAACGCGCAGTCGGCGCTGCTGATGGGACTGCCGGTCGGGCGCACCCGGATCGCCGTCTACACCATCAGCGGGTTGTGCTCGGCGATCGGCGGCATCCTGCTGTCGTTCTACACGCTCTCCGGCGCGCCGCTGATCGCCGTCGGCATGGAGCTGGACGTGATCGCCGCGGTCGTGATCGGCGGGACCGTCCTGACCGGCGGGTCCGGCTACGTCTTCGGCACTGTTCTCGGCGTGCTGGTGCTCGGCGTCATCCAGACGCTGATCACGTTCGACGGCAGCCTCAACTCCTGGTGGACGAAGATCGTGATCGGCGGGCTGCTGTTCGCGTTCATCCTCCTCCAGCGCCTCATCGGCATCCGGTTCAAGTGA